In one window of Onychomys torridus chromosome 7, mOncTor1.1, whole genome shotgun sequence DNA:
- the Izumo1r gene encoding sperm-egg fusion protein Juno — protein sequence MAQWWQILLGLWTVMPTLAGDKPVNICMNDKHHKREPGPEDKLFLECMPWRDSACCTLATSWEAHLEESLLFNFSMTHCGLLTPVCHKHFIQAICFHECSPNLGPWIQPPASLGYLVVPDRQEERVWGVPLCREECEEWWKDCHSSYTCKSNWHSGWDWSQGKNRCPVQAPCHPFPHYFPTPADLCEKIWSNTFKASPERRTSGRCLQKWFEPTQGNPNMEVALHFASSASAQELSYILSAFSLYLLLHS from the exons ATGGCACAATGGTGGCAGATCCTCTTAGGACTGTGGACAGTCATGCCCACCTTGGCAGGGGACAAGCCGGTCAACATCTGCATGAATGACAAGCACCACAAGCGAGAGCCTGGCCCAGAAGACAAGCTCTTCTTGGAG TGCATGCCCTGGCGGGACAGTGCCTGCTGCACACTCGCCACAAGCTGGGAGGCCCACCTGGAGGAATCCTTGTTATTTAACTTCAGCATGACACACTGTGGACTGCTGACCCCGGTCTGTCACAAGCACTTCATCCAGGCCATCTGCTTTCACGAGTGTTCCCCCAACCTGGGGCCTTGGATCCAGCCg ccagccagcctgggctacttg GTGGTCCCAGACAGGCAGGAAGAGCGAGTTTGGGGTGTGCCACTGTGCAGGGAGGAGTGTGAGGAATGGTGGAAAGACTGCCACTCATCTTACACGTGCAAATCCAACTGGCACAGTGGCTGGGACTGGAGTCAAG GGAAGAACCGCTGCCCAGTCCAGGCGCCCTGCCACCCTTTCCCACATTACTTCCCCACCCCTGCTGATCTGTGTGAGAAGATTTGGAGCAACACATTCAAGGCCAGTCCTGAGCGCAGGACTAGTGGACGGTGTCTGCAGAAGTGGTTTGAGCCCACCCAAGGCAACCCCAACATGGAAGTGGCCCTCCACTTTGCCAGCTCTGCCTCAGCCCAGGAGCTTTCTTACATCCTCTCAGCCTTCTCTCTGTACCTGCTGCTCCATTCCTGA